ATGGGAATCTTTGCCAACGGAGGCCTTCTATCGAAGATTTCTTTTGTCATTTTAGGCTTTTTATGGTGGTTTTCAACGTTTAAAGCATATCAGCTGGCAAGACAGAAAAAATTTAAAGAACACAAACAATGGATGTGGCGCAGTTTCGCTTTTACATTATCTGCTATTACCCTGAGAATGTGGAAAGTTATTATTGTATATTTATTTCATCCCAATCCTATGGATGTGTATCAGATCATTGCATGGCTGGGCTGGATTCCCAATATCCTTATTATTGAATATTTAATCACAAAAAAACATCTATGAAAATTGTAAATTACACATTGATTTCCTTACTGGCCGTTTCTTTGGCAAGCTGCAAAAAAGAGGGGAAGACCAATGAATCAGGGAAAGATTCTCTCACCGCAAAAAAGGACTCTGTTGTTGTTCCTGAGGTTCACAAAGAATATTACGGAATTTATACCGGTGAGTTTGCCGGAATGGAAAAAGTAGTTGACGAGACAGACGGTTCAGAATATGATGTAGATAACTATAAAAGAATTTCTTTAAAGATCAACAGAATCACTAAGGACAGTGTTTACGGACAAAGTATCGTTAATGGCAATCAGCGTCCGTTCAGAGGAGTTTTCAATGAAGCATCAGCGTCTTTTGTACTGGATGAACCGGGAAATGACAAAACAGATGGAAGGTTTGAAGTAAAACTGAAAGGCGACAGCTTAACCGGAAAGTGGAATGCCTTTGATAAAACAACGGTTAAAGCGCCTTCAAAAACACTTAAACTGACTAAAAAAGAGTTTGTTTACAACCCTAATTTTATGTTGGATAAAGATTCTGATCTGGTAGACTGGTCCAATCCTAAGGAGTTTACAGAAAAGTACAAAGATGAAGATACCGGAAAGACAGAAAGCTATAAAACGTCTAAAAACCGTATAGCCTCAGAGGCAATTTTCAAGCTGAATGCATCCAAACAGAAACTGACTGAAAAAGATCTTAAAAATTTAAGAAAACTGGATCTTGAGATCATCAAAAATTCCGTATTTGCAAGACATGGCTACTCTTTCAAAAAAGAAACCTACAGAAATTTCTTTGAACAAACAGACTGGTACATTCCGGTTTCCAGCAATGTAGACAATGATCTTTCTCCTATGGAAAAGGAAAATGTGGCTTTACTGAACCGCTTTACCAAATATGCAGAGGATAAATATGACAGTTTTGGGAGATAGGTGCTAGGTTGCAGGTGTTAGGGATTAGGGGTTGAGGTTAAGT
This genomic window from Chryseobacterium viscerum contains:
- a CDS encoding YARHG domain-containing protein, encoding MKIVNYTLISLLAVSLASCKKEGKTNESGKDSLTAKKDSVVVPEVHKEYYGIYTGEFAGMEKVVDETDGSEYDVDNYKRISLKINRITKDSVYGQSIVNGNQRPFRGVFNEASASFVLDEPGNDKTDGRFEVKLKGDSLTGKWNAFDKTTVKAPSKTLKLTKKEFVYNPNFMLDKDSDLVDWSNPKEFTEKYKDEDTGKTESYKTSKNRIASEAIFKLNASKQKLTEKDLKNLRKLDLEIIKNSVFARHGYSFKKETYRNFFEQTDWYIPVSSNVDNDLSPMEKENVALLNRFTKYAEDKYDSFGR